The sequence TTAATTATGTGCCTTTAAAACACAAATTGCCAACCTTGACCCCAACCTTTAAAGAACATAGCTCTTGTGTAAATCAAAGTATATGTGCAATGTCAACATCACATTTTAGCTAATAGTGACATAGCAAAATTAGCAGACCTCAGAGTTTTCCGTATATTCTGTGTACTCTAACACATCTCTTGTGGGAGAGAAGTCAGAgaactggaaaataaataaaccatactGTGGATTGAATTGTAACCCCTTTCTCCAAATTGATGTTGAAGACTTAAACTCCAGTCCCTCCAAAGTgactatttggaaataggattatTGCAGATGCAGTTAATTAAGATAAATTCACTAGGCTGGGACTCTAATCCAATATGTCTTCATAAAACAGAACTTTGGACAAAAACATGAATACTGGGAGAACACCAGGTAAGCATAAATTCAGTCGTTCATAAGCCAAGGAGAGAATCCTTGGACACATCCCTCACTCTGAGCCCTCAGAAGAAACTCACCTGCTGACATCTATTTCAGACATAACCTCCAGAACTGACaggcaataaatttctgttgcttaagccacgAAGTAGGTGGTATTTTTATTGCAACCCAAGAAAATTAACCTGAATGGTTGAAAAATCAATGACATGCTAAATATAACAGATTTAGGTTCTGAGAATAAGATTTCTGGGCCATTTACACCTGAATCACTTAGGGTGCTTATTAAAAGTGCATCAAAATCTTCAGGGATGGGACCTGGggatataaattttttaaagctctctGGGGGATTTATTCCTTCTGCAAATACTTATTGAGGGATCTACTTTGTTCCGAGACAAGGAATGGTACAAAACATGCATTTCTTGCTTGTATATGATGGAAATTCTTGTTTACTCACTAAGCTTATGGCTAAGGAAGAGGGACACATAGGGAAATAGTACATTTAATTTGTTGTCCTTGCAAATGTGATAGAAAATATATTGGCACTACAGAGGCAGACATTTAGTCTAATTTTGGGTGGGGGAGGTAACGTGGGGGTAAAGGGAGGGATCAGAAAATGTATCTGGCATGTGATGATGCCTTGAGCATAGAAATTAGCAAGGAATTTCTCAGACGATAAAGACATACCAAGTAAAGAAAGTGATTGAGCATTACTGGGAATTGTATAGTattgggattttatttttaacaagtacAACTATTGATCTTCCATCATTCTTGCCTCTAGAAGTTTCTCAAATTTAGCGCCAGACCTTACATTCCCCAGTGCATTTTTGATGTGCTCATATTGAAATGTTTAATATAAGTTAATAAATAGCTACTGCCCTTAAGCTCCCTTGAGTGCTACTGCCAGAACTATTCTCTGGGTATTGGTTGATGCATGGGCTATatttgttattaaatatttatacaacATCGCCATAATACAAATTTATGTTAAATAAACTGGCTCGAGTGGTTCTCTCCTGAGTTATATATTATAACATAGAACTGTCCTCTTGCTCGGTTAGTACTTATTGCATTAAATGGTGTAACCTTCACAGTGTGTTTTTAGTTCCTGGCTTTCTATATTGTAACATGAACATGCCCTCCCTGCCTTTCTTTCCACCAGACGTTTGCTGTACTTTAAACCATAATATCATTCAGGAAAAATGAGTTAAAGCACCTAAGGATAATAGATTTGTAAGCTTGACACCACTTATGAGTCCATGTGTTCAGCCACTGGAAAGTTTTTACATGTTGGTAATTatttatgaaaagatgctcatgtcCTAAACTGTGAGAGAAATTGCACTTTTGAATTACCGCCAAAAATAGAAGAGAATGGTTGATTTAGCTTATATTCTTTAAATTGATTTTTGGCCAGAAAATAGTTGAATATTTGAAAGTAGTGTCGCTTGGTGTATAGTCATCATGTTAGTGGCCAAACATGTTCTCTACAGACCCAGAGAATAATCACGGTTGATTGATAGCTCacataaaaatccaaaagaaagatAAGTTAATGTAAGTTATCTGGTGTTAACAATTTAAATATAATACTAAGCTAGATGGAAAATTTATAATCAATCATAAATTGTTTGATTTCAAAGTGCTAATGGGTATGAGTTCATCTAGTCCTTTTGGGACAACTAGTTAGGATATAAACTTTGTTTTCCAGGAATTGTGTTCATTTTCCCAGGACCTCACCAGCCCTGCCCCATTTGTTTGTGGTTGATgaaatcatagcatctggtctttTTAGggggaaacttttaaaaaagccaaCTATTACatcaactgagaaaaaaaaattatcatggaTCAGGAGGACAATAAGGACCATTCTTTATGTTATTCCCTTATTCTCTTCCCACTTAGAGCACCACATTTTCTTCTTAGAGAGCCAAAGCTGAATGATAAGCCTTGTTAGATCAGATTTAGAGAAGAGTCAACCTTAGAGATCATCTGTCAAAAttgccttattttacagatgaggatattAAGGCCTTCCTTGTGATATTAAATGGCTTGGCCAAAACCACATTGCCGATTATTGGCAGACTTGGGCCCGTAACAGAGGTTCCCTGACTGCCagacccctggccttcccacTAAATTGAGTCTTCTCAGTTTAACATTACTAACCCAGTGaactttttttcctacattttcccCCCTAAATTAATAAGGAAGTTCTTATATATCAGGGCTGTGTAAGTttgatttcactctttttatgaaacctgtcaaaatatttcaaagaaggcTACAGATAATATGTCCCAATTTTAGAGTACAAAACTAGCAAAAATATTATAGTGATCATAGGTAACGTTTATTGTGCACTTGACGTGTGGGAGTGTTTGAATTAATTTACCATTATGTTAATATGACATTCATTCCAAAAGTAACCCAGAAAACTATTATCTTTTCCAGTTTATcactggaaagattgaagtttAGAGAAGTTATTTGCCCAAGGTAACAAAGCAAGTAACTAAGTAGGAAATTGAACACAGGGATAATTTACTGCAGGACCCAGGCTCTTAACCTCTGTAATGTGTTGCTTATATCTAGTAGTTCATTTGAATAAGTTACTCATCACAGTCTAGATAGTGATGATGACGGAACAATAGTAGTGGCAATTTTCTGCAAACCTACTATGAACCTGCTGTAATTCAGGCATGATgccaagcacattacatttattaaatacagccttcagaactCTCTAACATAGGTaaattatccacattttataaatgaagaactgAAGCCAAGAAAGTTTTGTTAAGTAACATCTATAGTCATGTACCTAGAACTGTAATAGACATATTTCAACTGAATTCTGtggaacagctaagcccatgaTCTCTGTTCAGTATATGCAGGTCTTGCATTGGTCTTTCTGAACCCTGTCTGTGTACACCCATCTATAACATCAGCAGTCAAGTTGTTCATTCGAAATCAAAATACTTGCTTGAAACCTGATTGTATACAGTAATAATACAAACATGATACCATGATCGTggaaagaatgtaatcaattccTGAATTCAATTCCTAGTGCAGTTTGCATGCTAGCACTTTCCTTAAGGAGACTATTATTTATGCTgtgtgctcggtcactcagtcgtgtccagctctttgcgaccccatggaccgtggaccgccaggcttctctgtccatggggattccccaggcgagaatactggagtgggttgccatgccctcctccagggcatcttcccaacccagggattagacccaggtctcccgcattgcaggcggattctttaccatctgagccaccagaggagcccgTTATATATGCTCTGATCTAtaatttagggattttttttttaattcaaagtatAAGATTCAGATGAATCAttcccttttttccccattttgggGAGACAACTCACTAACATCTCTACTGTTTTGCTGTAGAGTAAGGAAGGCCTGACATAAAGAGAAAAGGATCATTTGAAGAACCATTTCAGTTGTCACAACTGGCAGCTTATAACCCCTCTATAAAATATTAGAGCACAAATTGAGAGATATTTAAAGAGATAACAGGGaggtgcaggaaaagaagaggtcGCTTCTCTGGCACTGGCCTTGAAGACTCCTTCCATGGAGGGCATCAGTGCCCCCAGAAAGGGGGAAAGGCAAAGGTGAAGACAGATGTTCTGTTCCTCATTTTGCGtgagccaggaagaaaaagaaatccagggTGTGTCTGGAAGCAGAGGCTCTTAACCACTCCTTGCTCCTTCCTAACAGCTGTGGGTCCTGTTGAATATTCAGACATCCTGCAGCTGCTCCCGGTCTGTGAGCACATCCAGATGGCTGCCACTAGTATCTGAGGCACCTTCAGGAAGAAGGTCATAAACAGCCAGCCTGTGCTTAGGCAGTCTTCACCCAGAGATCAAGGTGGAAGCCCAGAATAGGACTGCCGTGCCTCCAGGGGTCATGACCCTGCTGAGGATTACTAAATCTCTCTTCTGGATCTGAGTCTTTCCCTCGCGCATCTTCTCTCTGCCTTCAACTCCTGAATTGGACACTGACTTAAGGAAGGCAGCCATAAGAAGTGAAGGCTGTATGTATGCCAAATACCTTTTAAAAGGATCAGAGACATGTATGAAATGAATTCacttgtataaaaaaaaaaattaggggatTACAATATAGTTCTGTATcctaaaactggaaaaatctattttcaaaatgtatgtctcttaaaatgtcctttttggatcagcagaaagaaaaatctgGAGACATATGGAGAGAGGTTAGTTTTTGAGAAATACAGAGTTTACTGGATTACATCCATCTATAGCTTAAGTTAAATGTCTATTTAATAGCagctttaaatgaattttttaagctGCTTAAAAATTATACTGACAGTATAGCTCCAGGGCCCCCCTTTTGATTTCTACCAGAAATATTGTTTGAAATGCTGGCTTTAATAGGTTAGAGGAGGTTCATGGGCTTTCTTATATTTCACATTGTTTCTTAATTGCAATCATCTTTGCTTTTGTACAGAATGTTCTTGATTTTTCAGGAGTTGGATGATGAGGATTATTTTTTATACTCTTGTCACCCTAATTTTTTCCACTAGTTTTTTGTGATTACACatatgcttttgttgttgttgttttaggaaCAGCTATagttactgaaaaagaaaacgtGTGTCTGTCATTTAGAACAATCTTGTGTCTTTACTAGTTAAAGGAAATTATCTTTCTTTAAAGCAAAGTATACTATCTTTCTAAGTGTAACAAATTCTACATCAACATAATCAGAGATTGGACCAGAAATAGAGTAGCATTCATTCAAATTCATTTTGCTTGAAAATGTCTACTCTCTATTCTCCATGTAGTTTACTTTGGAACTTCTAGTAGAGATGAGATCTCTGAGTTAGGTCAATTAATGAGGCTACTGAGTAAATCTAGTCAAGTTTAGCAGTTAAAGTTGGGTGGTCctagactggagaaggcaatggcaccccactccagtacttttgcctggaagatcccatggacagaggagcctggctgcagtccatggggtcactagagttggacacgactgagcgacttcactttcacttttcactttcatgcattggagaaggaaatggcaacccactccagtgttcttgcctggagaatcccagggacgacagggcctggtgggctgccgtctatggggtcgcacagagtcggacacgactgaagcgacttagcagcagtagcagcagcagactggagaatcaagaaagtaaataaatgaacaaacagttGAACCATTAGGGAAAGGTGGCATGTTATTTTTATTCACTCTGAGGTCCCTGTGATCTCATGGCTGGCATGGAGCAGTTGTTCACCCTACAGATGAGGCAAACAAAGCTTCTACAATTCCTGATTTCTTTCCTATAAATAAAGTATAAATCTCCCCTGAATGTTTGCCATGGTGTAGGTCTCAGTGATGCTTCCTCCACTGAGGAGTTCTAGATTGCACTGTTGTGGCACTTAATGTGTTGTCATATACGTGTTTATCTATTTGTCTCTTCTAGACTGTGAGTGTTTTGAGGGCAGGGCTCATATTATCACTCACCGATCATTAAACTCTGCTAGTACTCAATACAGTGTTCAATGACTGAATCAGAGTGACcaccaccgcccccaccccctgccatttATGGCGAACTGTAAGAGGTTGTCCCTTGTTGAAAGGATGCAAGTTGGTATTTTAGTTCAGTGGTTCTAAACTTGACTGTTTTAGAGAAATATATGGAAAGTTTATGCAAATACAGATAGGCAAGCTCTACTCTTGAGATTCTGTTTCAGTAAGGCTTGgatgaatctgcatttttaacaaacaGCTCAGTTGATTCTGAGGCAGATAGTCTGAGACCACATAGACAATCAAATTCTCAGTTCTTAGGAGTTTGAGATTTAGTTAACCTAAGGTCAGTATctcatttttgctttgttttattttataaaatgagaagtCATTTCCCAGTTATAAAATGACTGACGGAATTCCTCGAAAGGAATTTGTAAAAATGACTCTTGGTGGGAGAATCAAGTAATTTTTACCAATTTTTTCCTATGTGACCAGCGCTTGTTTTAAACTACTTGTTTAAAATACCTCTTTTAACCAGTTTTTCATAGTTCATTCCTGTtaaggtgatgccatccaaaatgggaataatgtcaCTGGTGTGACTGCTCTTTACCTGGATCATTTGGACTGGGGAAGGTTCTTCCTGTCCACAGAGAGGCACGTCTGCTCTCTGGACCAGCAGTGCAAGGTGCAGACCCTCCTGCCCAAAGTGATGTGCCAGGGCCTCCCTGACCTCCTGTCTCACATGCTTCTTGCTCAGCCTGCTGTGCGGGTAACCTGGCGTGTCCAACACCTGGACCTGCAGAGTCACCTCTTGCCCTCCTCGACGCATGAAGCTGCGGAATTGACAGCTGCGGCCCAGACTACAATCTCTGGTCACAGAGCATGGAGCAAAGCTGCTGTGGAAGTCAGTGCTTCCCAGAATAATGTTCCCAGCAGAACTTTTTCCACTTTGAGTCATGCCAAAGAGGGCCAAGTTGATGGTCATCTTGTTGGAGTTCATCATGGCTCTGGGTAAACAAAAGCTCAGCGTAAGCAGTCAGGCAAGTATTGCCTCGGATTTGCTCTCCCCTCCTTTGTGTCTAAAGCATGGAGGAGCACACCACTGAAGCAGAGACCCCCCAGTGACAGAGGGAAAGTGGAAATAATATTAGTAGTTTACactcagagaggagagagaaatcaaataCAGATAATGCAAGGGGGAGGAAGCAATAATTGTaggaaaatgaggaaaagaattACATGAAGATGGTGTAAGCCATGTTTAGGGGAACCGTGTTAACTTATCAATGTGATAGGTGAGTTGGTTTAATGATGGGTGCTGAGATCCCTCAGTTCAGGAACAAAGATAGCagcaatatttgaaaatgattcaCTCTTGGTGGAGAAGTGGAAACAGTACAGTGGAAGAAACGGCCCTTCTTGCGTTTTAAACAGTGTTCTGCCTCTCCCcacttcctgcctccccacccctcgAATATACAAGTGGCATCTGCAAAAAATCATCTTTCCTGACTTCCTGAATGCTTCTCTCCtatg comes from Bubalus kerabau isolate K-KA32 ecotype Philippines breed swamp buffalo chromosome 7, PCC_UOA_SB_1v2, whole genome shotgun sequence and encodes:
- the GIMD1 gene encoding GTPase IMAP family member GIMD1; this translates as MMNSNKMTINLALFGMTQSGKSSAGNIILGSTDFHSSFAPCSVTRDCSLGRSCQFRSFMRRGGQEVTLQVQVLDTPGYPHSRLSKKHVRQEVREALAHHFGQEGLHLALLVQRADVPLCGQEEPSPVQMIQELLGHAWMNYTAILFTHAEKIEEAGFNEDEYLREASETLLKLLNSIQHRYIFQYKKGNSLSEQRLKILERIIEFVKENCYQVLTFK